Proteins from one Coturnix japonica isolate 7356 chromosome 5, Coturnix japonica 2.1, whole genome shotgun sequence genomic window:
- the GSKIP gene encoding GSK3B-interacting protein isoform X2 — translation METDCSPMELTNNTESEEDSDYRDFEEADVKDMRLEAEAVVNDVLFAVSNMFVSKTLPCAEDVAYINVETREKGKYCVELTDSGLRVVAYDFDQTDDSLQNPYHETVYSLLDTLSPAYREVFGNALLQRLEALKRDSQS, via the exons ATGGAAACTGACTGCAGTCCTATGGAGTTGACCAATAACACAGAGTCTGAAGAGGATTCTGATTACAGAGACTTCGAAGAAGCAGATGTAAAAGATATGAGACTAGAAGCCGAAGCTGTAGTGAATGATGTTCTGTTTGCTGTCAGCAACATGTTTGTTTCAAAAACCCTTCCATGTGCAGAGGATGTGGCATATATCAATGTGGAAACCAGGGAAAAAGGCAAATACTGCGTGGAGCTCACTGACTCAGGACTAAGG GTAGTAGCTTATGATTTTGATCAGACTGATGACAGTTTGCAAAACCCGTACCATGAAACTGTCTACTCCTTATTGGACACACTCAGCCCTGCGTATCGGGAGGTGTTTGGAAATGCATTACTACAAAGACTAGAAGCCTTGAAGAGAGACAGTCAATCATGA